The Burkholderiales bacterium genome includes a window with the following:
- a CDS encoding MotA/TolQ/ExbB proton channel family protein: MLAIIEAAGWPIWPILFASVIAVTFIIYCLFNLRKSTVAPKELLPRVVQEYRQGGVNKQMLAKLTANSPLGRIFAAGLRNVSSTREVMKESIEEAGRAVAHELERFVPAIGTIASMGPLLGLLGTVIGMIEIFGSQAPTGSSPAQLAHGISIALYNTAFGLIVAIPSMFFYRYFRGKIDSLVIDMELQALKLVEIVHGERQA; the protein is encoded by the coding sequence GTGTTAGCTATCATTGAAGCAGCCGGTTGGCCAATCTGGCCGATCCTTTTTGCCTCCGTCATCGCCGTTACCTTCATCATCTATTGTTTGTTCAATCTGCGCAAAAGCACCGTTGCGCCCAAGGAACTGCTGCCGCGCGTCGTCCAGGAATATCGTCAGGGCGGTGTCAACAAGCAAATGCTGGCCAAGCTGACGGCCAATTCACCGCTCGGCCGCATTTTCGCGGCCGGCCTCAGGAACGTTTCGAGCACGCGCGAAGTGATGAAGGAATCGATCGAGGAAGCCGGCCGCGCCGTCGCGCACGAACTCGAACGCTTCGTGCCGGCGATCGGCACCATCGCCTCGATGGGGCCGCTGCTCGGCCTGCTCGGCACCGTGATCGGCATGATCGAAATCTTCGGATCGCAGGCGCCGACCGGCAGCAGCCCGGCGCAGCTTGCGCACGGCATCTCGATCGCGCTGTACAACACGGCATTCGGCTTGATCGTCGCCATCCCGAGCATGTTTTTCTACCGCTACTTCCGCGGCAAGATCGATTCGCTGGTGATCGATATGGAGTTGCAGGCGCTGAAGCTGGTCGAGATCGTACACGGCGAGCGGCAGGCGTGA
- a CDS encoding biopolymer transporter ExbD, with product MNFRRGSANEEPELNLIAMIDVLLVILIFLMVTTTYSRFAELQINLPQADAEKPVDQLDPVNVAVDAAGHYMVDKTAVAFSNPESLGAELRRAAGSQTDPVIVINADANATHQAVIHVMEAARIAGFGRITFTTQASVPK from the coding sequence ATGAATTTCCGCCGCGGCAGCGCCAATGAAGAGCCCGAGCTGAACTTGATCGCGATGATCGACGTGCTGCTCGTCATTCTGATTTTCCTGATGGTGACGACGACGTATTCGCGCTTCGCCGAACTGCAGATCAATCTGCCGCAGGCCGATGCCGAAAAGCCGGTCGACCAGCTCGATCCGGTCAATGTCGCGGTCGACGCCGCCGGCCACTACATGGTCGACAAGACCGCCGTCGCGTTCTCGAATCCCGAAAGCCTGGGCGCCGAACTGCGGCGCGCCGCCGGCAGTCAGACCGATCCGGTTATCGTCATCAACGCTGATGCCAATGCCACCCATCAAGCTGTCATCCACGTGATGGAGGCGGCCCGTATTGCCGGCTTCGGCCGCATCACGTTCACCACGCAGGCAAGCGTGCCGAAATAA
- a CDS encoding tetraacyldisaccharide 4'-kinase has protein sequence MKQRGAGVQQILRTHWSRIGFAHLLSFPASLLFRALVALRRLLYKTSLLKTVMLPIPVIVVGNISVGGAGKTPLVMWLATRLAARGMRPGIISRGYGGKLRGPYQVNRESDPRLVGDEPVLLAQRTACPVWIAHDRVAAAARLLQQHPGCDVLIADDGLQHYRLGRVIEIAVIDAASGLGNRLMLPAGPLREPASRLRSVTAIVVNGNGVDSKPEQSPVSLRPPIYPMTLRGAELGNLLNPDARIPVLSLRGLRVAALAGIGNPQRFFDHLAQLGLDFTAYPLPDHHVFSAGDLEIPDFDAIVMTEKDAVKCRAAAIGSEKCWVLDVEAVLPDALEDFIIDKLRPGKTSR, from the coding sequence ATGAAGCAGCGCGGCGCCGGCGTCCAACAGATTCTTCGAACGCACTGGTCTCGCATCGGTTTTGCCCATCTACTGTCTTTTCCCGCGAGTCTGCTGTTTCGCGCGCTGGTTGCGCTGCGCCGCCTGCTTTACAAGACGTCGCTGTTGAAGACCGTGATGTTGCCGATCCCCGTCATCGTGGTCGGCAACATCAGCGTCGGCGGCGCCGGCAAAACACCGCTGGTGATGTGGTTGGCGACGCGCCTGGCAGCGCGCGGCATGCGGCCCGGCATCATCAGCCGCGGCTATGGCGGCAAGCTGCGCGGCCCGTACCAGGTGAATCGCGAGAGCGATCCGCGCCTGGTCGGTGACGAACCGGTATTACTGGCGCAGCGCACAGCTTGCCCGGTCTGGATTGCGCATGATCGGGTCGCCGCCGCAGCCCGCCTGCTGCAGCAACATCCGGGATGCGATGTGCTGATCGCGGATGACGGGTTGCAGCACTATCGCCTTGGCCGCGTTATCGAGATCGCGGTCATCGACGCCGCCAGCGGCCTCGGCAATCGGCTGATGCTGCCAGCCGGCCCGCTGCGCGAACCTGCGAGCCGTCTGCGCAGCGTGACCGCGATTGTCGTCAATGGAAATGGCGTCGATTCAAAGCCCGAGCAAAGCCCTGTTTCGCTCCGCCCGCCGATTTATCCGATGACGCTGCGTGGCGCGGAGCTCGGCAATCTTTTGAATCCTGACGCGCGCATTCCCGTGCTGTCGCTGCGCGGCCTGCGCGTCGCGGCGCTAGCCGGTATCGGCAACCCGCAGCGCTTTTTCGACCACCTCGCGCAGCTCGGGCTGGATTTCACAGCGTATCCGCTGCCCGACCATCATGTGTTCAGCGCGGGCGATCTCGAGATTCCCGATTTCGACGCGATCGTGATGACCGAAAAAGATGCGGTAAAATGCCGGGCTGCCGCAATCGGCAGCGAAAAATGCTGGGTGCTCGATGTCGAAGCGGTGCTGCCCGACGCGCTGGAAGATTTCATCATCGACAAACTGCGGCCCGGCAAAACCTCGCGATAG
- a CDS encoding Trm112 family protein, which produces MDAKLLDILVCPLCKGPLAYKKAELELICKADRLAYPIRDDIPVMLEDEARKLPPEEEV; this is translated from the coding sequence ATGGACGCCAAATTGCTCGATATTCTGGTTTGCCCGCTGTGCAAGGGGCCGCTCGCGTACAAGAAAGCCGAGCTTGAATTGATCTGCAAAGCAGACCGCCTGGCCTACCCGATCCGGGACGACATTCCGGTCATGCTCGAAGACGAAGCGCGCAAGCTGCCGCCCGAAGAGGAAGTTTGA
- the kdsB gene encoding 3-deoxy-manno-octulosonate cytidylyltransferase: MPHFIAVIPARYASIRLPGKPLADIGGKPMIVRVAERARASGAAEVWIATDDQRIASAVVAHGYRACMTRAGHASGTDRIAEFVEQHAIDPDCIVVNVQGDEPLIEPDLIRAVAAHLQQRPDAAITTVCHAISDAASLFDNNVVKIVLDRDGNALYFSRAPIPFARDAFSANDRSMPAALPVYRHAGLYAYRAAFVREYANMAAPAIERFEALEQLRALWHGRRVAVVISEAQPSTGVDTEADLQRVRALFAAQQSG, from the coding sequence ATTCCACACTTCATAGCAGTCATTCCGGCCCGTTACGCGTCTATCCGGCTGCCCGGCAAGCCGCTGGCCGACATTGGCGGCAAGCCGATGATCGTGCGCGTCGCCGAACGTGCGCGCGCGAGCGGCGCAGCGGAGGTCTGGATCGCGACCGATGACCAACGCATAGCCAGCGCAGTCGTTGCGCACGGCTATCGCGCCTGCATGACGCGCGCTGGCCACGCCAGCGGCACCGATCGCATCGCCGAATTCGTCGAGCAGCACGCAATCGACCCCGACTGCATCGTCGTCAACGTGCAGGGCGACGAGCCCTTGATCGAGCCCGATCTGATTCGCGCCGTCGCCGCGCATCTGCAACAGCGTCCCGATGCTGCAATCACGACCGTCTGTCACGCGATCAGCGATGCCGCCTCGCTGTTCGATAACAACGTCGTCAAGATCGTGCTCGACCGTGACGGCAATGCGCTGTACTTCAGCCGCGCGCCGATCCCGTTTGCGCGCGACGCATTCTCCGCAAACGACCGCAGCATGCCCGCCGCGTTGCCGGTCTACCGCCATGCCGGCCTATACGCGTACCGCGCCGCGTTCGTTCGCGAATACGCAAACATGGCCGCTCCTGCGATCGAGCGCTTCGAAGCGCTTGAGCAATTGCGCGCGCTCTGGCATGGGCGCCGCGTTGCCGTCGTCATCAGCGAGGCGCAGCCTTCGACCGGCG